One part of the Chthonomonadales bacterium genome encodes these proteins:
- a CDS encoding P-loop NTPase: MGSVRDEPLGGALPSGMWSVGGGKGGVGKSIVAASLAYWLGQAKHRVVLVDGDLGGANLHTLLGIRVPRLTLEDYLLHRVEDLEDALLETPFEGVRLLAGGYDVASLANPNYGQKARVLRALNRLRADHILVDLGAGTSLNVLDFFLASPHRLVVMAPQPTSIQNAYGFIKAALYRQLARIVAKVPEAAAVLGGARGEGGPTRTAPELIAEMARRAPDLGDRLAAVLPGFRVRLVVNMTHNLHDAQTAEVVGGVCQRYLGIAVDALGAIPVDAAVERWAATMDPACFLRPGVDGARRGAYDIAARMAAPPAKAA, encoded by the coding sequence GTGGGAAGCGTTCGTGACGAGCCGCTAGGCGGCGCGCTCCCTTCGGGGATGTGGTCGGTCGGCGGAGGCAAGGGCGGGGTCGGCAAGAGCATCGTGGCTGCGTCGCTCGCCTACTGGCTCGGCCAGGCCAAGCACCGCGTCGTGCTGGTCGACGGCGACCTGGGAGGCGCGAACCTGCACACGCTGCTGGGCATCCGTGTGCCGAGGCTGACGCTGGAGGACTACCTGCTGCATCGCGTGGAGGACCTGGAGGACGCGCTGCTGGAGACGCCCTTCGAGGGCGTGCGGCTGCTCGCCGGCGGCTACGACGTGGCCTCCCTGGCGAACCCCAACTACGGCCAGAAGGCGCGCGTGCTCCGCGCCCTGAACCGCCTGCGGGCCGACCACATCCTGGTAGATCTGGGCGCGGGTACCAGCCTGAACGTGCTCGACTTCTTCCTGGCCAGCCCGCACAGGCTCGTGGTGATGGCGCCGCAGCCCACTTCCATCCAGAACGCCTACGGCTTCATCAAGGCAGCTCTCTATCGGCAGCTCGCGCGCATCGTCGCAAAGGTGCCCGAGGCCGCCGCCGTGCTTGGCGGTGCGCGCGGCGAGGGTGGGCCCACGCGGACGGCGCCCGAGCTGATCGCCGAGATGGCGCGGCGCGCGCCCGATCTTGGCGACCGTCTGGCGGCGGTATTGCCGGGGTTCCGCGTGCGCCTCGTCGTCAACATGACCCACAACCTGCACGACGCGCAGACGGCCGAGGTCGTGGGCGGCGTGTGTCAGCGCTACCTGGGCATCGCGGTCGACGCGCTCGGCGCGATCCCGGTCGACGCGGCCGTCGAGCGCTGGGCGGCCACGATGGACCCGGCCTGCTTCCTTCGGCCCGGCGTCGACGGGGCCCGGCGCGGCGCCTACGACATCGCCGCTCGGATGGCCGCGCCGCCCGCGAAGGCCGCTTGA
- a CDS encoding zf-HC2 domain-containing protein, whose protein sequence is MSERDCARVRNRIAGYREGWLGGRERARIERHLSGCSSCAREARRDAALSAALGAVSAAAAPPAVWRAPVAPRPLPARLRPAWVLASGLLAVLLGWAAWTGLAGWGGSPAPGEAPAPAVVAARDEQPFLAAHALASMGDVSLDPNRAVVLYALQTDPERSP, encoded by the coding sequence GTGAGCGAGAGAGACTGCGCCCGGGTTCGGAACCGCATCGCGGGCTACCGCGAGGGCTGGCTCGGCGGCCGCGAGCGCGCGCGCATCGAGCGGCACCTGAGCGGGTGCTCGAGCTGCGCGCGCGAGGCGCGGCGGGACGCGGCGCTCTCGGCCGCGCTGGGCGCCGTGTCGGCGGCTGCCGCCCCGCCAGCCGTCTGGCGGGCACCCGTCGCGCCCCGGCCGCTCCCCGCGCGGCTCCGCCCGGCCTGGGTGCTGGCGAGCGGCCTGCTGGCCGTGCTGCTCGGGTGGGCAGCCTGGACGGGCCTCGCCGGGTGGGGCGGCTCGCCGGCGCCGGGCGAGGCGCCAGCCCCGGCCGTGGTCGCGGCCCGCGACGAGCAGCCTTTCCTCGCCGCGCACGCGCTCGCCTCCATGGGCGACGTGTCTCTGGACCCGAATCGTGCCGTGGTGCTCTACGCCCTCCAGACCGACCCGGAGCGCAGCCCATGA
- a CDS encoding ADP-ribosylglycohydrolase family protein, producing MSIPPDYTERVYAGVLGKIIGVYLGRPFEGWLHDRILEDLGEVEYYVHERLNVPLVVTDDDISGTFTFVRALEDYGAGHAVTPEQIGRTWLNYLIEKRTILWWGGMGTSTEHTAYLRLKHGVPAPVSGSAALNGQVVAEQIGAQIFIDGWGMVCPGDPRRAADLARKAASVSHDGEAIHGAQVVAALVAQAFVETRIDALLDAAVSVIPADCLIRRLVDDLRAWRAEESDWRANFRKLSARYGYDRFGGGCHMVPNHGLVILSLLHGDGDFQKSLMIVNTCGWDTDCNSGNVGCIMGIRNGLAGIAAGPDWRGPVADRMYLPTADGGRCVTDAVRESLTIANMGRALAGEAPSAPKGGRRYHFELLGSVQGFVPEESVEARGTVWVANVAGHSAAGSRSLALHCHGLASGRAARVATGTFVPPDAARMPGYALLASPTLYSGQQVSAALSADEGNEDALACRLYVRVYDADGALEHVNGPVASLEAGRSHAYSWRVPDTGGRPVAEVGMQVTGAGGASGTLYLDWLDWGGAPEALLTADAGPMARQAWVDGVDRCDAWGGVYHLGQDEGRGLLFQGTREWADYRAEATLSAHLATSFGLAIRAQGMRRYYALLVGRDGQARLVRALDGEQVLASAPIAFELDRAYRVALTAEGARLRATIDDVVLEAEDASLAGGAVAIVCEEGRVTARDVRVAPP from the coding sequence GTGAGCATCCCGCCTGACTATACCGAGCGCGTCTACGCGGGCGTGCTCGGCAAGATCATTGGCGTCTACCTTGGCCGCCCCTTCGAGGGCTGGTTGCACGACCGAATCCTGGAGGATCTCGGCGAGGTGGAGTACTACGTCCACGAGCGGCTGAACGTCCCGCTCGTGGTGACCGACGACGACATCTCGGGCACCTTCACGTTTGTGCGCGCGCTGGAGGACTACGGCGCGGGCCACGCCGTCACTCCCGAGCAGATCGGGCGCACCTGGCTGAACTACCTCATCGAGAAACGCACCATCCTCTGGTGGGGCGGGATGGGCACCTCCACGGAGCACACGGCCTACCTGCGCCTCAAGCACGGCGTTCCGGCCCCGGTCAGCGGCTCCGCCGCGCTGAATGGGCAGGTCGTCGCCGAGCAGATCGGCGCGCAGATCTTCATCGACGGCTGGGGGATGGTCTGCCCGGGCGACCCGCGCCGCGCCGCGGACCTCGCGCGCAAGGCTGCCAGCGTCAGCCACGATGGCGAGGCCATCCACGGCGCGCAGGTCGTGGCCGCGTTGGTGGCCCAGGCGTTCGTTGAGACGCGCATCGACGCGCTGCTGGACGCCGCGGTGAGCGTCATCCCGGCCGACTGCCTGATCCGCCGGCTGGTGGACGATCTGCGCGCCTGGCGGGCGGAGGAGAGCGACTGGAGAGCCAACTTCCGCAAGCTCTCCGCGCGCTACGGATACGACCGCTTCGGCGGCGGATGCCACATGGTCCCCAACCACGGCCTGGTCATACTGAGCCTGCTTCACGGCGACGGGGACTTTCAGAAGTCGCTGATGATCGTCAACACCTGCGGGTGGGACACCGACTGCAACAGCGGCAACGTGGGCTGCATCATGGGCATCCGCAACGGACTCGCGGGCATCGCGGCCGGACCGGACTGGCGCGGCCCGGTGGCCGACCGCATGTACCTGCCGACGGCCGACGGCGGCCGGTGTGTGACCGACGCAGTCCGCGAGAGTCTGACGATCGCGAACATGGGCCGGGCGCTGGCCGGCGAGGCGCCGTCCGCGCCGAAGGGCGGGCGCCGCTACCACTTCGAGCTGCTCGGCTCCGTGCAGGGCTTCGTGCCCGAGGAGAGCGTGGAGGCGCGGGGCACCGTGTGGGTGGCGAACGTGGCGGGGCACAGCGCGGCCGGCTCCCGCAGCCTGGCGCTGCACTGCCACGGGCTGGCCTCCGGGCGTGCCGCCCGCGTGGCGACGGGCACCTTCGTTCCGCCCGACGCGGCGCGCATGCCGGGCTATGCCCTGCTGGCTTCGCCGACCCTCTACTCCGGCCAGCAAGTCAGCGCCGCGCTGAGCGCCGACGAGGGCAACGAGGACGCGCTCGCGTGCCGGCTCTACGTGCGGGTCTACGACGCCGACGGCGCCCTGGAGCACGTGAACGGGCCTGTCGCCTCGCTCGAGGCGGGCCGGTCGCACGCCTACTCCTGGCGCGTGCCGGACACCGGGGGCAGGCCCGTGGCCGAGGTCGGCATGCAGGTGACGGGCGCGGGCGGCGCCAGCGGCACGCTCTACCTTGACTGGCTCGACTGGGGCGGCGCTCCCGAGGCCCTTCTCACGGCCGACGCGGGCCCGATGGCGCGGCAGGCCTGGGTCGACGGAGTCGACCGCTGCGACGCGTGGGGAGGCGTCTACCATCTTGGGCAGGACGAGGGACGTGGCCTTCTGTTTCAGGGCACGCGGGAGTGGGCCGACTACCGCGCCGAGGCGACCCTCTCGGCACACCTCGCCACGTCCTTCGGGCTGGCGATCCGGGCGCAGGGCATGCGCCGCTACTACGCGCTCCTCGTGGGCCGCGACGGCCAGGCGCGTCTCGTGAGGGCGCTGGATGGCGAACAGGTGCTCGCCTCGGCGCCGATCGCGTTCGAGCTCGACCGTGCCTATCGTGTCGCGCTGACCGCCGAGGGAGCCCGCCTGCGCGCCACCATCGACGACGTCGTGTTGGAGGCCGAGGACGCCTCCCTTGCCGGCGGCGCCGTGGCCATCGTGTGTGAGGAGGGGCGCGTCACGGCGCGCGACGTGCGCGTCGCCCCGCCCTGA
- a CDS encoding PilZ domain-containing protein, with translation MLDGDLVLPMPAQPGPLDDAALAGAFKAGGPPALGDVERLFNAYLSEREPARAAALLRIAAAAGLDVAWLRALLARMLLASGACGAPRGGLVASLRARGTDGAWSALARAELALAPFPLAPAEGQWLVCRQVAASDGAEGGLALVLNGIAPSRRPVLEPDERRQDARLPQHLAAACTFAADDDSSLTVRGEVVDVSDTGLRVRIDNRFGSLEPDRQPGQRMQIEIPDPQGGAQLTLAGEVRWCRPERAGRKRVVMVGVQCEDAHQPGLAALAGLVAQGKGDQRFLWNLWEAFVTSR, from the coding sequence ATGCTAGACGGCGACCTGGTGCTCCCGATGCCCGCGCAGCCGGGCCCGCTTGATGACGCTGCGCTCGCTGGCGCGTTCAAGGCTGGCGGGCCGCCCGCGCTCGGCGACGTGGAGCGCCTGTTCAACGCGTATCTCTCCGAGCGAGAGCCCGCGCGCGCGGCGGCCCTCCTTCGCATTGCAGCCGCCGCCGGCCTCGACGTCGCGTGGCTCCGCGCCCTGCTTGCGCGCATGCTCCTGGCCTCCGGCGCCTGCGGCGCGCCGCGTGGCGGCCTGGTGGCCAGCCTCCGTGCTCGGGGGACGGACGGCGCCTGGTCGGCGCTAGCGCGCGCCGAGCTGGCGCTCGCCCCGTTCCCCCTCGCGCCCGCGGAGGGCCAGTGGCTTGTGTGCCGGCAGGTCGCCGCATCCGACGGCGCGGAGGGCGGCCTGGCCCTTGTGCTGAACGGCATCGCGCCGAGCCGCCGGCCGGTGCTCGAGCCCGACGAGCGCAGGCAGGACGCGCGGCTCCCGCAGCATCTGGCCGCCGCCTGCACCTTCGCGGCCGACGACGACAGCTCGCTCACGGTGCGTGGCGAGGTGGTGGACGTGTCCGACACGGGGCTCCGCGTGCGCATCGACAACCGCTTCGGCTCCCTGGAGCCGGACCGCCAGCCCGGCCAACGCATGCAGATTGAGATTCCGGACCCGCAGGGGGGCGCGCAGTTGACGCTTGCCGGCGAGGTGCGATGGTGCCGGCCCGAGCGGGCCGGGCGCAAGCGAGTTGTCATGGTCGGGGTGCAATGCGAGGACGCCCACCAGCCGGGCCTGGCGGCGCTGGCCGGCCTCGTGGCCCAGGGAAAGGGTGACCAGCGATTCCTATGGAACCTGTGGGAAGCGTTCGTGACGAGCCGCTAG
- a CDS encoding RNA polymerase sigma factor, producing MTDGELVARAVDGDPGAYDDLFRRHYARVYNLALRLDGNHANAEDIAQTAFLRAHGSLGRLRDGQAFLKFVYRIAVNLVRDRAKAARRRPLALFGDLWRPGRQSADEGGGEDPRLADVEADPARRTVELERDRALLAAIAALSLDQREVVVLHHLEGLGVRQIAETLGVREGTVFSRLGRARQRLREALRGWFEAEEET from the coding sequence GTGACCGATGGCGAGTTGGTTGCCCGCGCGGTCGATGGCGATCCCGGGGCATACGACGATCTGTTCCGTCGCCATTACGCCAGGGTCTACAACCTGGCCCTGCGGCTCGACGGCAACCACGCGAACGCGGAGGACATCGCGCAGACGGCGTTCCTGCGCGCGCACGGCAGCCTGGGCCGGCTGCGCGATGGCCAGGCCTTTCTGAAGTTCGTCTATCGTATCGCGGTGAACCTGGTGCGCGACCGGGCGAAGGCCGCCCGGCGCCGACCGCTGGCGCTCTTCGGCGACCTGTGGCGGCCGGGCCGGCAGTCCGCGGACGAGGGCGGCGGCGAGGACCCGCGCCTCGCGGATGTGGAGGCCGACCCGGCGCGGCGGACGGTGGAGTTGGAGCGCGACCGCGCGCTGCTCGCGGCGATCGCCGCGCTGTCGCTCGACCAGCGCGAGGTTGTGGTCCTGCACCATCTCGAGGGGCTGGGTGTGCGGCAGATCGCGGAGACGCTGGGCGTGCGCGAGGGCACCGTCTTCTCGCGATTGGGGCGCGCGCGGCAGCGGCTGCGCGAGGCGCTCCGGGGCTGGTTCGAGGCGGAGGAGGAGACGTGA